In the Campylobacter showae genome, one interval contains:
- the pyk gene encoding pyruvate kinase produces the protein MNKKTKILATVGPASESIEVMEQLVLAGVNAFRLNFSHGTHEYHKSNIDKIRQVEAKLGRKIGIFQDICGPKIRVGKLDRSEFKLKIGDTLIFVKEEILGEQIDENRYKLCINQPQILAALKTGEYIYLCDGQIRAKIINASAQKVEAVVENDGILRSNKGVNFPNTKLNIEVITPKDLKDLEFGAKNGVHFVAISFVQNANDIRKAREILKGFGSKAQIYAKIEKFDAVENIDEIIEVSDGVMVARGDLGIEVPYYKVPTIQKLIIKKANEAVKPVITATQMMLSMAEHETATRAEISDVANAVLDGTDVVMLSEESAVGINPVAVVEAMSNTIIQTQQIYPFNKFDFDRYDDTDMMASSTARLASALKVDGIIALTSSGGSAAKLARYRTDIDIIAITHNEQAAYRLTLCWGITAAFVIEKEERLHTLMAKSIKAAVQKGYIKDDKSYIMTAGYPTGVAGSSDLIRILRKAQIDYYLEEADK, from the coding sequence ATGAATAAAAAAACCAAAATCCTAGCCACGGTCGGACCGGCCAGCGAATCCATAGAGGTTATGGAGCAATTAGTTTTGGCCGGAGTTAATGCTTTTAGGCTAAATTTCAGCCACGGCACGCACGAATACCACAAATCAAATATCGATAAAATCAGGCAAGTAGAGGCGAAGCTCGGGCGCAAAATAGGTATATTTCAGGATATCTGCGGCCCTAAAATAAGAGTCGGCAAGCTAGACAGAAGCGAATTTAAACTAAAAATCGGCGATACTCTAATCTTCGTAAAAGAAGAAATACTCGGCGAGCAAATAGACGAAAACCGCTATAAGCTTTGCATAAACCAGCCTCAAATTTTAGCCGCACTAAAAACGGGCGAGTACATATATCTATGCGACGGGCAGATCCGTGCCAAAATCATAAACGCAAGCGCTCAAAAAGTAGAAGCCGTAGTGGAAAACGACGGGATACTCCGCTCGAACAAGGGCGTAAATTTCCCAAATACCAAGCTTAATATCGAAGTTATCACGCCTAAAGATTTAAAAGATTTGGAATTCGGCGCCAAAAATGGCGTGCATTTCGTCGCAATCTCTTTCGTGCAAAACGCAAACGACATAAGAAAAGCCAGAGAAATCCTAAAGGGCTTTGGTTCTAAAGCTCAAATTTACGCCAAAATAGAAAAATTTGACGCCGTGGAAAACATCGACGAGATCATCGAGGTTAGCGACGGCGTGATGGTCGCTCGCGGAGATCTGGGTATCGAGGTGCCGTACTATAAGGTACCGACGATCCAAAAGCTCATCATCAAAAAAGCAAACGAAGCTGTTAAACCCGTCATCACCGCTACGCAGATGATGCTAAGCATGGCTGAGCACGAAACGGCAACTAGAGCCGAGATCAGCGACGTAGCAAACGCCGTACTAGACGGCACCGACGTAGTCATGCTAAGCGAAGAAAGCGCGGTCGGCATAAACCCGGTCGCCGTCGTGGAAGCGATGAGCAATACAATAATCCAAACGCAGCAAATTTATCCTTTTAACAAATTTGATTTCGACCGCTACGACGATACGGATATGATGGCATCTAGTACAGCTAGGCTCGCCTCTGCGCTAAAAGTAGACGGCATCATCGCGCTAACCTCATCGGGCGGCTCGGCGGCAAAACTAGCCAGATACCGCACGGATATAGATATCATCGCCATAACGCACAACGAACAGGCCGCGTACAGGCTGACTCTTTGCTGGGGCATCACCGCGGCATTCGTGATAGAAAAGGAAGAAAGACTGCATACGCTGATGGCCAAATCGATCAAAGCCGCAGTCCAAAAAGGCTATATAAAAGACGACAAAAGCTACATCATGACGGCCGGATATCCGACTGGAGTGGCGGGCAGCTCTGACTTGATCAGAATTTTAAGAAAAGCTCAGATAGATTATTATCTAGAAGAAGCCGATAAATAA
- a CDS encoding TRAP transporter substrate-binding protein: MKKFLAVLAAFGLALSANAADKTYKLKLASTWESTTPVLGDAAKEFKRAVETLSDGRLEVRIDYPSKHKAPFGILDFVKGGQYDIGYTASYYYKGKDANTMFFTAVPFGMTAGELRAWYEFGGGKQLEEKVYDKYNIKVFNAGDTGTQMGGWFKKEIKSVEDLKGLKIRIPGFGGEVMARVGATINTIPTGELYMALEMGTIDSVEWVSPAFDMGLGFHKIAKYYYTGWQEPSGQTQFFVNKKTYEKLPADLQAVIEAAANQVASMLNTRSFFDNAEYWAKMKAEYPDIEVRSFPQDVMDALRKASDEILDEEAAKDPLFKEILDSQRAFLAKAREWTKISEFSYIQKTTK, encoded by the coding sequence ATGAAAAAGTTTTTAGCGGTTTTGGCTGCTTTTGGCTTAGCGCTAAGCGCGAACGCAGCGGACAAAACCTATAAACTAAAGCTAGCTAGCACCTGGGAGAGTACGACTCCGGTTTTGGGTGACGCGGCGAAAGAATTTAAACGCGCGGTCGAGACGCTATCTGACGGCAGGTTAGAGGTGAGGATAGACTATCCGTCTAAGCACAAGGCACCGTTTGGTATCCTAGACTTCGTTAAGGGCGGTCAGTACGATATCGGCTACACTGCGTCTTATTATTACAAGGGCAAGGACGCAAACACTATGTTTTTCACCGCCGTGCCTTTTGGTATGACTGCAGGCGAACTACGCGCATGGTATGAATTTGGCGGCGGCAAGCAGCTAGAGGAAAAAGTTTACGATAAATACAACATCAAAGTCTTTAACGCGGGCGACACGGGCACGCAAATGGGCGGTTGGTTTAAAAAAGAGATCAAAAGCGTAGAGGATCTAAAAGGTCTAAAGATCAGAATTCCTGGCTTTGGCGGCGAGGTTATGGCGCGCGTGGGAGCTACGATAAATACGATCCCGACCGGCGAGCTATATATGGCGCTAGAGATGGGCACGATCGACTCGGTCGAGTGGGTGAGCCCTGCGTTTGATATGGGTCTTGGCTTCCATAAAATCGCCAAATACTACTACACAGGCTGGCAAGAGCCGAGCGGTCAGACTCAGTTTTTTGTAAATAAAAAGACCTACGAGAAGCTACCTGCTGACCTTCAGGCCGTGATCGAGGCTGCGGCTAATCAAGTAGCTAGCATGCTAAATACGCGCTCGTTCTTTGATAACGCCGAATACTGGGCGAAGATGAAAGCCGAGTATCCTGATATCGAGGTTCGCTCGTTCCCGCAGGACGTTATGGACGCGCTTAGAAAAGCAAGCGACGAAATCCTAGACGAAGAGGCGGCGAAAGATCCGCTGTTTAAGGAGATATTGGACTCTCAAAGAGCGTTTTTGGCTAAGGCTCGCGAGTGGACGAAAATTTCCGAGTTCTCGTATATCCAAAAAACTACGAAATAA
- the recR gene encoding recombination mediator RecR: MKKGLEKFNELVAAFERLPGVGKKSAQRYAYHVCLKDSFGGLKLAQSIEDAVRFTGKCQICGGLSEDEICDICSDETREKELLAVVESPKDILVFEQSAIYRGRYFVLEEITQEQTEKLRTIIEQNGVTEIIFALTPGLSSDAVMVFIEDKLSDLGVKFSKIAQGVPTGVNLENIDLLSLMKALDSRTEL; the protein is encoded by the coding sequence TTGAAAAAAGGGCTTGAGAAATTTAACGAGCTCGTAGCGGCCTTTGAACGGCTACCGGGCGTGGGCAAAAAATCCGCCCAGCGCTACGCCTATCACGTCTGCCTAAAGGACAGCTTCGGCGGGCTAAAACTCGCGCAGAGCATCGAGGACGCAGTGAGGTTTACGGGCAAATGTCAAATTTGCGGCGGACTTAGCGAGGACGAGATTTGCGACATTTGCAGCGACGAAACGCGCGAGAAGGAGCTGCTAGCCGTCGTCGAAAGTCCAAAAGATATCCTAGTTTTCGAGCAAAGCGCGATCTACCGCGGGCGCTACTTCGTGCTCGAGGAGATAACGCAGGAGCAAACCGAAAAACTGCGCACGATCATAGAACAAAACGGCGTAACCGAGATCATTTTCGCGCTAACGCCGGGGCTTAGTAGCGATGCTGTGATGGTATTTATCGAGGATAAGCTAAGCGATTTGGGAGTCAAATTTAGCAAGATAGCCCAAGGAGTACCAACAGGCGTAAATCTCGAAAACATCGACCTTCTATCGCTCATGAAAGCGCTTGATAGCAGGACGGAACTGTAA
- a CDS encoding ArsS family sensor histidine kinase, protein MRYSLTTKISVVFALAFSLVCILFYTFASMQLDNALEKIKNKQLNAINYLIASYEKSNPPSDLTNYFRNFGLTYVKSDKTVANVISTGKTVFAKQTQLGLFQSLLFQDSLYLQIKNPSFQILLESDDTKNINDPIWVGFILTTALLVSLYVSVMKSLMPLKKLSSDIRKFGAGNMDVNIAKPDSDDEIAKVAIEFDAAASKIRELLRSRQLFLRTIMHELKTPIGKGRIVSEMVQNPTHKTRLIAIFERLDMLINEFGKIEQLLSKNYALNYQESYFSNILDQARDMLMLDKFEEKVGVDIRRDILLRVDFGLFSLAIKNLIDNALKYADDKKAQVICDKDGIVVRNLGQPLQNPIEYYMQAFIREKGTKSSGMGLGLYIIDHICRMHKFSLKYSYEDGYHAFKICTDPKESVEKRA, encoded by the coding sequence ATGAGATACTCCTTAACCACGAAGATTTCGGTAGTTTTCGCGCTGGCGTTTTCGCTTGTTTGTATCTTGTTCTACACGTTTGCGAGCATGCAGCTGGATAACGCGCTAGAAAAGATAAAAAACAAGCAGCTAAACGCGATAAACTACCTCATCGCCTCATACGAAAAGTCAAATCCGCCTAGCGATTTGACTAATTATTTTAGAAATTTCGGACTAACCTACGTTAAGAGCGACAAAACCGTCGCAAACGTCATAAGCACCGGCAAGACGGTCTTTGCCAAACAAACGCAGCTAGGGCTATTTCAGTCGCTGCTTTTTCAGGACAGTTTGTACCTGCAGATCAAAAATCCTTCGTTTCAAATTTTATTAGAAAGCGACGATACAAAAAATATAAACGATCCGATTTGGGTTGGTTTTATCCTCACGACGGCGCTTTTGGTGTCGCTTTACGTTTCGGTGATGAAGTCGCTGATGCCGCTTAAAAAACTAAGCTCTGATATCAGGAAATTTGGCGCCGGAAATATGGACGTAAATATCGCCAAACCCGACTCCGACGACGAGATCGCCAAGGTCGCGATAGAATTTGACGCCGCAGCTAGCAAGATTAGGGAGCTTTTGCGCTCTAGGCAGCTGTTTTTACGCACTATCATGCACGAGCTAAAAACGCCGATCGGTAAAGGCCGCATAGTCTCCGAGATGGTGCAAAACCCTACGCACAAAACCCGCTTAATAGCGATATTTGAGCGCCTAGATATGCTCATAAACGAGTTTGGCAAGATAGAACAACTACTATCCAAAAACTACGCGCTAAACTATCAGGAGTCGTACTTTTCAAACATCCTTGATCAGGCGCGCGACATGCTGATGCTCGATAAATTTGAAGAAAAAGTAGGCGTAGATATCCGCCGAGATATATTACTGCGCGTGGATTTCGGGCTCTTTTCGCTCGCGATCAAAAACCTCATAGATAACGCCCTAAAATACGCCGACGACAAAAAGGCACAGGTTATCTGCGACAAAGACGGCATCGTTGTGAGAAATCTAGGACAACCGCTACAAAATCCTATCGAGTACTACATGCAAGCCTTCATCCGCGAAAAGGGCACCAAAAGCAGCGGCATGGGTCTAGGCCTTTATATCATCGACCACATCTGCCGCATGCACAAATTTAGCCTAAAATACTCATACGAGGACGGCTATCACGCGTTTAAAATTTGCACCGATCCAAAGGAAAGCGTTGAAAAAAGGGCTTGA
- a CDS encoding response regulator transcription factor, with protein MINVLMIEDDPEFAQILSEYLSDFNIKVTNFEDPYLGLSAGVKNFDLLILDLTLPGMDGLEVCKEIRSKYNIPIIISSARSDISDKVVGLQLGADDYLPKPYDPKEMYARIMSLIRRYKKTNEVQEEVVDTLFRIDERRHEIYYNNESLTLTPAEYEILSYLIKQHSFSVSREQLVYNCKSLKDKDSKSLDVIIGRLRTKIGDSSKAPKHIFSVRGIGYKLIG; from the coding sequence ATGATTAATGTTTTAATGATTGAAGACGATCCGGAATTCGCGCAAATCCTATCCGAGTACTTGAGCGATTTTAATATAAAAGTAACAAATTTCGAAGACCCTTATTTAGGACTAAGCGCCGGAGTGAAAAATTTCGACCTGCTTATCCTAGACCTTACTTTACCGGGCATGGACGGCCTAGAGGTGTGCAAAGAGATCCGTAGCAAATACAACATCCCTATCATCATCTCCTCTGCTCGCAGCGACATCAGCGACAAGGTCGTGGGCCTACAGCTAGGCGCGGACGACTATCTACCAAAACCGTACGATCCAAAGGAAATGTACGCGCGCATCATGAGCCTAATCCGCCGCTACAAAAAGACCAACGAAGTGCAAGAAGAGGTCGTGGATACGCTATTTAGGATAGACGAGCGCAGACACGAAATCTACTACAACAACGAAAGCCTAACACTAACGCCGGCCGAGTACGAGATCTTGAGCTATCTTATCAAACAGCACAGCTTTTCGGTTTCTCGCGAGCAGCTAGTTTATAACTGCAAAAGCCTAAAAGACAAAGACTCAAAAAGCCTAGACGTGATCATCGGCAGACTAAGAACCAAAATCGGCGACAGCTCAAAAGCGCCTAAACATATATTTTCGGTACGCGGAATAGGCTATAAACTCATAGGATGA
- the dnaJ gene encoding molecular chaperone DnaJ — protein sequence MEIDYYEILEISKNSDSETIKKAFRKLALKYHPDRNQGDKEAEENFKKVNEAYQVLGDEEKRAIYDRYGKAGLEGRGGFSSSGFSADFDLGDIFNSFFGGGFGPGASSRKRSSDKYPLDLEIALRIKFNEAVFGAEKEIEFTIKKPCQTCKGSGSKDGKTHVCPHCEGRGRISQQRGFMSFVQECPYCNGTGETVKDRCSDCGGSGYKEERQSVKVNIPEGIDDGMRMRVSEKGNVSSTGARGDLYVHIEVEADEHFVRHESDVYIEIPVFFTQAVLGETITIPTLKGTTELKLPVGAKDKQQFVFEGLGIKNVNSKRYGRLVAQISVKTPKELTDEQISLLNQLQESFGIKAGKASYDEEEDEGILDKIKGWFKGEEPGDKGKKKGKKA from the coding sequence GTGGAAATAGACTACTACGAAATTTTAGAAATCAGCAAAAATAGCGACTCTGAAACCATAAAAAAAGCATTTAGAAAACTAGCGCTAAAGTACCACCCGGACCGCAATCAAGGCGACAAAGAAGCGGAAGAAAATTTTAAAAAGGTAAACGAAGCTTATCAGGTGCTAGGCGATGAAGAAAAGCGCGCGATATACGATAGATACGGCAAGGCCGGGCTTGAGGGCAGAGGCGGCTTTAGCTCTAGCGGATTTAGCGCGGATTTTGATTTGGGCGATATCTTTAACTCGTTTTTCGGCGGCGGATTTGGCCCCGGCGCAAGCAGCCGCAAAAGAAGCAGCGACAAATATCCGCTCGATTTAGAGATAGCTCTTAGGATCAAATTTAACGAAGCGGTGTTCGGCGCCGAAAAAGAGATAGAATTTACGATCAAAAAACCGTGCCAAACCTGCAAAGGCAGCGGCTCGAAAGACGGTAAAACGCACGTATGTCCGCACTGCGAGGGCAGAGGTCGGATATCGCAGCAAAGGGGCTTTATGAGCTTCGTGCAGGAGTGTCCGTACTGTAACGGCACGGGCGAAACGGTCAAGGATAGATGTTCTGATTGCGGCGGTAGCGGCTACAAAGAAGAACGCCAAAGCGTCAAGGTAAATATCCCCGAGGGCATAGACGACGGCATGCGTATGCGCGTGAGCGAAAAGGGCAACGTCTCATCAACCGGCGCCAGAGGCGATCTATACGTGCATATCGAGGTTGAAGCCGACGAGCATTTCGTGCGTCACGAAAGCGACGTTTACATCGAGATTCCGGTATTTTTCACGCAGGCGGTTTTGGGCGAGACGATCACGATCCCGACGCTAAAAGGCACGACCGAGCTAAAACTACCGGTCGGCGCAAAAGACAAGCAGCAGTTCGTATTTGAGGGGCTTGGCATAAAAAACGTAAATAGCAAAAGGTACGGCAGGCTCGTAGCGCAAATCTCCGTAAAAACTCCAAAAGAGCTAACGGACGAGCAGATCTCTCTACTAAATCAGCTGCAAGAAAGCTTCGGTATCAAAGCCGGCAAGGCGAGCTACGACGAGGAAGAGGATGAGGGAATCTTGGACAAGATAAAAGGGTGGTTTAAAGGCGAAGAACCTGGCGACAAAGGTAAGAAAAAAGGCAAAAAGGCTTAA
- a CDS encoding tetratricopeptide repeat protein, which produces MNKFIFLAIFAAVSSNAAGCDTSGLQKGCDAGDFESCDNLGLAYIGIKLEECDLDKNYKKAFALFKKACDGKYVRACVNLGVAYRKGEGVKADAPKAAELYQKACDSGYLLGCANLGSLYEQGLGVKKDAQKAGEIWRKSCEAKDGMSCFNLGALYYNAMLGEKDVTSAKNYLQKACAYGWNDGCEAAEAIEKAAKR; this is translated from the coding sequence ATGAATAAATTTATATTTTTAGCTATTTTTGCGGCGGTTTCTTCAAATGCGGCGGGGTGCGATACGAGCGGACTGCAAAAAGGTTGCGACGCGGGCGATTTTGAGAGCTGCGACAACTTAGGCCTTGCCTACATCGGCATCAAGCTTGAGGAGTGCGACCTGGACAAAAACTACAAAAAGGCATTCGCGCTGTTTAAAAAAGCTTGCGACGGGAAGTATGTGCGCGCCTGCGTAAATTTGGGCGTCGCCTACCGCAAAGGCGAGGGCGTCAAGGCCGACGCGCCAAAGGCTGCCGAGCTCTATCAAAAAGCCTGCGATAGCGGGTATTTGCTGGGTTGTGCGAACTTAGGCTCACTTTATGAGCAGGGGCTCGGCGTCAAAAAAGATGCGCAAAAAGCGGGAGAAATCTGGCGCAAATCCTGCGAGGCAAAGGACGGGATGTCGTGCTTTAATCTCGGCGCGCTTTACTACAACGCAATGCTTGGCGAAAAAGACGTAACTAGCGCAAAAAACTATCTGCAAAAGGCGTGCGCTTACGGCTGGAACGACGGCTGCGAAGCGGCGGAAGCGATAGAAAAAGCCGCGAAACGCTAA
- the uvrC gene encoding excinuclease ABC subunit UvrC yields MLIDEIRSLPAQPGVYQYFDKAGKLLYVGKAKVLKNRVKSYFSFTPSLAPSPKVSPRIHKMISEAVHLEYIVTPSEADALILENSFIKQLRPKYNILLRDDKTYPYIYVNLDEDFPRFEITRKIVRGKNVKYFGPYFRGARELLDALKLSFKLVQSKSALKATGAYLPYQIGYSEAPLISKISPADYAKVVEGAIAALNNPLSMLPKLVNLMNKYAQNENYEQAALVRDKINAIKDLDVKIEVDLAKLEDFEVFAVGAEQNLLCAVRFSVHGGKISGVYQNITNAKMSLQGDLNDAYKQIVLESFPAGAPVVSAKIYVLEAFEDAGLVEEILTAHHGRKFSISVPKIGEKKRICEMALTNAQVFIQKYLKTHDDAFLEELKEYFGLACAPHVIETFDNSHMFGAAAVGAMVRFEHGNFAKEHYRHMHLSHANDYDQMRQMLTERALRFDKLSPPDLWLIDGGQALLDLATNIIASSGANVDILAISKEKIDAKAHRAKGGARDKIYAPGGVFTLPTGDRRLQFFQRLRDEAHRFAITFHQKTKRKEDLGASKLADAGVSAGSIAKLVKFYGSFEAIMTATSEEIEKVTNRSVAAKIEQLKESEI; encoded by the coding sequence TTGCTAATCGACGAGATCCGCTCGCTGCCCGCCCAGCCCGGCGTTTATCAGTATTTCGACAAGGCGGGCAAGCTTCTTTACGTCGGCAAGGCTAAAGTTTTAAAAAACCGCGTCAAAAGCTACTTTTCATTTACGCCAAGTCTCGCTCCCTCGCCCAAGGTTAGCCCGCGCATCCACAAGATGATCAGCGAAGCCGTACACCTCGAGTATATCGTGACTCCCAGCGAAGCCGACGCACTGATACTGGAAAACTCTTTCATCAAGCAGCTACGGCCCAAATACAACATCTTGCTGCGCGACGATAAGACCTATCCCTACATCTACGTAAATTTGGACGAGGATTTCCCGCGCTTTGAGATCACGCGCAAGATCGTCCGAGGCAAAAACGTCAAGTATTTCGGGCCGTATTTTCGCGGCGCGCGCGAGCTTTTAGATGCGCTTAAGCTGAGCTTTAAACTCGTGCAGAGCAAAAGCGCGCTTAAGGCCACGGGCGCATATCTGCCTTATCAGATCGGCTACTCAGAAGCCCCTCTCATCAGCAAAATTTCGCCCGCAGACTACGCCAAGGTCGTAGAGGGCGCGATCGCGGCGCTAAATAATCCGCTTTCTATGCTGCCAAAGCTCGTAAATTTGATGAACAAATACGCCCAAAACGAAAACTACGAGCAAGCCGCCCTCGTGCGCGATAAGATCAACGCGATCAAGGATCTAGACGTCAAAATCGAGGTCGATCTGGCTAAGCTTGAAGATTTTGAGGTTTTTGCCGTGGGCGCGGAGCAAAATTTGCTTTGCGCGGTGCGTTTTAGCGTGCACGGCGGCAAGATCAGCGGCGTGTATCAAAATATCACGAACGCCAAAATGAGCTTGCAAGGCGATCTAAACGATGCGTACAAACAAATAGTTTTAGAGAGCTTCCCAGCAGGCGCGCCAGTAGTGAGCGCAAAAATTTACGTACTAGAAGCCTTTGAAGACGCAGGCCTCGTAGAGGAGATATTGACCGCTCACCACGGCCGTAAATTTAGCATATCGGTGCCTAAAATCGGCGAGAAAAAGCGCATCTGCGAGATGGCGCTAACAAACGCGCAGGTCTTTATCCAAAAGTACCTAAAAACCCATGACGACGCATTTTTGGAAGAGCTAAAAGAGTATTTCGGCCTAGCATGCGCGCCGCACGTCATCGAGACTTTCGACAACTCGCATATGTTCGGCGCGGCCGCGGTCGGCGCGATGGTGCGCTTTGAGCACGGAAACTTCGCCAAAGAGCACTACCGCCACATGCACCTCTCTCACGCAAACGACTACGATCAGATGCGCCAGATGCTAACAGAGCGCGCTTTGCGGTTTGATAAGCTTAGTCCGCCCGATCTGTGGCTCATCGACGGCGGTCAGGCGCTGCTGGATCTTGCTACGAATATCATCGCTAGTAGCGGCGCAAACGTCGATATACTCGCCATCTCAAAAGAAAAAATAGACGCCAAAGCCCACCGCGCAAAAGGCGGCGCGAGGGATAAAATTTACGCTCCAGGCGGCGTATTTACGCTACCAACGGGCGACAGACGGCTACAGTTTTTCCAGCGACTTCGCGACGAGGCGCACCGATTTGCCATTACCTTTCATCAAAAAACCAAGCGCAAAGAAGATCTTGGCGCTAGCAAGCTAGCAGACGCGGGCGTATCGGCTGGCAGCATCGCAAAGCTGGTTAAATTTTACGGTAGCTTTGAAGCGATAATGACCGCAACGAGCGAGGAGATCGAAAAGGTCACGAATAGGAGTGTGGCGGCTAAAATCGAGCAACTAAAAGAGAGTGAAATTTGA
- the nhaD gene encoding sodium:proton antiporter NhaD, with protein sequence MKIVGLLSLFFALAFGSGDAAGEALNLTTTWVGIASLIIFVVGYFFIATEENFHIDKAKPAIFIGTFMFLLIGFYMLANGLDVHLLQNEVNHLILEISQIVFFLMVAMTYIEALIERDVFNALKYNLVSKGYTYKRLFWLTGVLAFFISPVADNLTTALILSTVLLTIDRNNTNFLVAGAINIVVAANAGGAWSPFGDITTLMTWAAGKAPFIDFFALFPASFIGWLVTAFLLARIVPAGSPHFDPATEPKVSIKKGGKVVIGLGAFTIFSAVMMHQLFHLPAMWGMMFGFSLLSIYTYIYKKTNKNEEPMHVFHYMSKIENNTLFFFFGILAAVGALHFVGFLNYAVSLYDKFGATTVNIGVGFLSAIVDNVPVMSAVLKANPMMGADAGESLSQWLLVTLTAGIGGSMISFGSAAGVGVMGKLKGIYTFGAHMKYAWTVVAGYIVSVVIWYIQFEIFHLYF encoded by the coding sequence ATGAAGATCGTCGGACTTTTGAGTCTGTTTTTCGCTTTGGCCTTTGGTAGTGGCGACGCTGCGGGCGAGGCTTTAAATTTAACGACTACGTGGGTGGGTATCGCGAGCCTAATTATTTTCGTGGTGGGATATTTTTTCATCGCTACGGAGGAAAATTTTCACATCGACAAGGCTAAACCGGCCATATTTATCGGCACTTTTATGTTCCTACTCATCGGCTTTTATATGCTGGCAAACGGCCTAGACGTGCATTTGCTACAAAATGAGGTAAATCACCTGATTTTAGAGATTTCGCAGATCGTATTTTTCCTCATGGTCGCGATGACCTATATCGAGGCGCTTATCGAGCGAGACGTGTTTAACGCGCTAAAATACAACCTCGTCTCCAAGGGCTATACGTACAAAAGACTCTTTTGGCTAACGGGCGTTTTGGCATTTTTCATCAGTCCCGTCGCCGACAACCTAACTACCGCTCTCATCCTCTCCACGGTACTTTTAACGATAGATAGAAATAATACAAATTTCCTAGTCGCTGGTGCGATAAACATTGTCGTAGCAGCAAACGCAGGCGGCGCGTGGAGTCCGTTTGGCGATATCACGACTCTGATGACGTGGGCTGCGGGTAAGGCTCCGTTTATCGACTTTTTTGCGCTTTTCCCTGCTTCATTTATCGGCTGGCTAGTTACGGCTTTCTTGCTAGCGCGCATAGTGCCTGCGGGCAGTCCGCATTTTGACCCTGCAACAGAGCCGAAAGTAAGCATCAAAAAGGGCGGCAAAGTCGTTATCGGTCTTGGCGCATTTACGATATTTTCGGCAGTTATGATGCACCAGCTTTTTCACCTACCTGCGATGTGGGGCATGATGTTTGGCTTCTCGCTTCTTAGTATCTACACCTACATCTACAAAAAAACTAATAAAAACGAAGAGCCTATGCACGTCTTTCACTATATGTCAAAGATCGAAAACAACACGCTTTTCTTCTTCTTCGGCATCCTTGCAGCCGTCGGCGCGCTGCACTTCGTCGGATTTTTAAACTATGCCGTTTCACTTTATGATAAATTCGGCGCTACGACCGTAAATATCGGCGTCGGCTTCCTATCTGCTATCGTGGATAACGTCCCCGTAATGTCTGCCGTACTAAAAGCAAATCCTATGATGGGCGCGGATGCGGGCGAGAGCTTAAGTCAGTGGTTACTAGTTACCTTGACTGCCGGTATCGGCGGCTCGATGATTAGTTTCGGTTCTGCCGCCGGCGTCGGCGTCATGGGCAAACTAAAGGGCATATACACCTTCGGCGCGCATATGAAATACGCTTGGACCGTGGTTGCCGGCTATATCGTATCGGTCGTGATCTGGTACATACAGTTTGAAATTTTTCATTTATATTTTTAA